The following proteins come from a genomic window of Coffea arabica cultivar ET-39 chromosome 11c, Coffea Arabica ET-39 HiFi, whole genome shotgun sequence:
- the LOC113717359 gene encoding mitochondrial succinate-fumarate transporter 1-like, whose amino-acid sequence MAEKSQPQNQKTIPPYMKAISGSLGGVVEASCLQPIDVIKTRLQLDRSGNYKGIIHCGSTIVQNEGVRALWKGLTPFATHLTLKYALRMGSNAVLQSAFKDSETGKLSPQGRLLSGFGAGVLEALIIVTPFEVVKIRLQQQRGLKPELMKYKGPIHCARTVIREEGLRGLWAGATPTVMRNGTNQAAMFTAKNAFDVILWKKHEGDGKVLQPWQSMISGFLAGTAGPVCTGPFDVVKTRLMAQSRSGGELKYKGMFHAISTIYAEEGLLALWKGLLPRLMRIPPGQAIMWAVADQVIGFYERTYMHNAPL is encoded by the exons ATGGCAGAGAAAAGTcaacctcaaaatcagaaaacaaTCCCTCCGTACATGAAAGCGATTTCAGGGTCATTAGGGGGGGTTGTGGAGGCATCTTGCTTACAGCCCATTGACGTTATAAAAACCCGGCTTCAGCTGGACAGGTCTGGTAATTACAAGGGGATAATCCACTGTGGCTCCACTATAGTACAAAATGAAGGCGTTCGGGCTTTGTGGAAGGGGTTGACTCCTTTTGCTACTCATTTAACCCTCAAGTATGCACTTCGGATGGGGTCCAATGCAGTCCTGCAGTCTGCCTTCAAGGATTCTGAAACTGGGAAGCTTAGCCCTCAAGGGAGGCTTCTCTCAGGGTTTGGAGCTGGTGTGCTTGAAGCCCTCATTATTGTTACACCTTTTGAG GTGGTGAAGATCAGATTACAACAACAGAGAGGTTTGAAACCTGAACTTATGAAGTATAAGGGACCAATACACTGTGCTAGGACTGTCATTCGTGAAGAAGGCCTTCGGGGTCTCTGGGCAGGAGCTACCCCTACTGTAATGCGCAATGGGACGAACCAGGCCGCCATGTTCACAGCCAAAAATGCTTTTGACGTGATTCTGTGGAAGAAACATGAAGGTGATGGAAAAGTCCTTCAACCTTGGCAGTCTATGATATCTGGATTTCTTGCAGGAACAGCTGGCCCAGTGTGTACTGGTCCCTTTGATGTTGTGAAGACAAGACTGATGGCTCAGAGCCGTTCTGGGGGTGAATTGAAGTACAAGGGCATGTTTCATGCTATCTCAACGATATATGCAGAGGAAGGGTTGCTTGCCCTGTGGAAGGGTCTGTTACCCAGGCTTATGAGGATCCCACCTGGCCAAGCCATTATGTGGGCTGTAGCTGACCAGGTGATTGGTTTTTATGAGAGGACATATATGCATAATGCACCCTTGTAG